The genomic window ATGTTCAGAATTGTTTTTGGATTTTATCATTTGAAAATACCTGTAAAAATAAATGAGACCATTAAACTGCCAATCACCGCTAAAAAAGCCGTAACCAGCGGAACTCTCGGTTTCACGTTATCATCAAATGCATATCTGAACATATAATCCTGAGTATTTAAAAAGATTAACGTAATCAGAATATAAAGCCACCTTATAAAAATTTCCATGATCAGAAACTGAGCATCTTTATTTTCCTCTGTAATTTCTACAGGATAATTGGCCGATTCCGGATTTCTCAGCACAAAAGCAAACAAAACATAAAATGCAGTCGCAAAAACCGGCATCAAGAAAGAGTATTTTTTATTTCCGAAGCCGTCTGCTTTTCCGTCAAAGTCAAAGTGAACAGGAATGGTTTGCGGCAATGTTTTGTAATGTTTTATCGTAAACCGCCACAAAAAAGCAAGTAATCCAAAATTGAAAACATCAAAAATTATGAAGAGTATATTTTCCATTTCAGATTATTTTAACATTATAAGATGCTTTTGATAACTCTTAATTTGTGGGTATGTTTATTCAGTTCTTTATTGAAAATACCCGTAGAATCCAGCGTATCAATCCTCACCTTTCCTGAAGCATGAATAATTCTTTGACCATCCAGCATGATTCCCACATGAATAATCTTTCCTTCCGGGTTTTCAAAAAAAGCAAGATCTCCCGGCTGACTTTCTTCTACAAAGCTCAACGCTTCCCCTACTTCTGCCTGTTGATAGGTATCTCTTGGAATCTTGATATTATGAACTTTATAAACAAGCTGCGTAAATCCTGAACAGTCTACTGCAAAAAAACTTTTACCTCCCCATAAATAAGGAACATTAAGGAATTCTTTCGCTGTGAGAGCAATGCTTTCACGCACATCATGACTTCTGCGTGATGCTACAACAGGAAATTCCACTTCCGATCCCATGGATAAAAGGGTTTTGCCATCGTTCATCAAAACAGAAGAAAAATCCTCTGTAACCACAGTCACCTTTCTTTTGGCAAAATCTTCGTCAGAAATCGGCCTGATCTGCTTGGTATCCATCCAGCCTTCATAATTATCGTAATGCATTTTTATTTTGGTCCAGTTTTTATTCACTTCCAAAATATCCGCACTTTCTCCGAAAAGTATTTCTGTAACGATTTCCGCTTTATCTGAACCTTCCGCACGAACCGGTGCTACCGTAACAATACAAATTCCTTTATTCATTTTATAAATTTAGAGATTGAGAAATTTAGGAATTAAGAAAATTACATGTTTTCTAATTTTTAAATCTCTGAATTTTTTAAGTCTTCCAATTACTTCCTGCGAAGCAAATTAACTCCGTCACGCAAAGGTAAAATAAGATTCTCAAAATCTTCATCATTTGCGACTAAATCATTAAGTTCTTTAATAACCTGAGTAGATTTTTGCTTAGGATTTTCTTCCAGCACTTTTCCGTACCACAATACATTATCAAACATCACAACAGATCCTGACTTTGTCTTTGGTTTTATCAAACGGAAATATTCTGCATAGTTTTCTTTATCGGCATCTATGAAAACAAGATCGAAAACCTCATCCGTTTCTCTTAAAAATTCTTTGGCATCCTGAAGTTTAAAATTAATTTGGCTTGAACATTCACTTTCTGTAAAGTATTTTCGAGGCAGGTAAGCCAGATCTTCATTCACATCCAACGTGGTAATTTTCCCGTCTTTTGCCAAACCTTCCGTAAGGCAAAGCGTAGCGTATCCGGTAAAGGTTCCGATTTCAAGAATATTTTTCGGCTGCATCATTTGAGAAATAATCGTCAGCAATCTTCCCTGCTGATATCCCGAAATCATGTGAGGCTGCGTTGTTTTCTGGAAGGTTTCCCTTCTTAGCTTTTTCAGAATTTCGGGCTCAGATGAAGCATGCATTTCTAAATACCTGTCCATTTCCGGATTTGTCTCTTCAAAAAAACTCATTCTATTTTTTTATTGATTCAAATTTAACTAAAAATAATTTAGTCTTTATCAAGGATACAGTAAAAAACACAGGGTAAAAAACCGTAAAAACACGGATGTTATTTTGTAAGGTGAAACAATACCTTTGCAGAGAAGGTAAAAACACACATTTAAAATGAATACCGGAGAAAATCAAATTAGCAAGACTAAAGAATCAAAAGCAAACATCATTAAAATGCATGCTTCAAAAAAGACTAAACCGGAAATATCCAATTCATTTTTACAACGAATTATTTCTTTATTAAAACAAGAAGATGTAGTTTAAAACAAAAAACTCCCGAAAATTCGGGAGTTTTCTATTATGTTATTATTGTTTATTTCTTTGGAGCAATATCCATAAGCTTCATAAACTCATCAAGCTTAGGCATAATGATAATTTCCGTTCTTCTGTTTTCAGCTCTTCCTGAAACGCTCATATTCGTTGCTTTAGGATTGTATTCGGAACGTCCACCTGCTGTAATTCTTGCAGGATCAACACCAAATTGGGTTTGTAAGATTTTTGCAACGGCAGTTCCTCTTAATGCGGAAAGATCCCAGTTGTCTCTTGGTAAATTTGCAGAGCTTAATGCCGCATTATCCGTGTTACCTTCTATCAATACTGAATATTTATCATAATCATTGATTACTTTAGCCACTTTACCCAATACTTCCTGAGCTGCCGGAAGGATATTGTAATCACCTGTTTTATATAACATTTTATCTGAAAGGGAAATCATTACCACACCTTTCAATACTTTTACCTGTACATCATCATCCGCTACATTATCCAATGATCTTTTTAATTTGTTTGATAACGCCAGATTCAAGCTGTCATTTTTAGCATTACTAGAAATTAATTGTTTGATATAAGAGTTAGAAGCATTGATCTCTCCTACCAATTTATCAATATTTGCAGAGCTTTTCCCTGAATTAGACAAACAAGCATCCAAAGATGATTTCAACGCATCATGCTGGCTTTTTAATAAGTTATTTTCCCCTGATAAAGCTGAGTTTTGAGATTTCAAATCCTGAATCTCGCGTTGTCTTTCTCCAATATTTTCAATACATTGTTTGTAATTGGAACTCAAAGCTTCATACTGCTTTTTACTAACGCAAGATGTCAATCCTAACACCATTGCAGAAACTGCTAAAATTTTAAAAATCTTCATAAATAATCATTTTTTTAGACGAACCAAAGGTAGGGAAATTGAATTGAATTATAAGGATTATCTTTGCCTAAAAGAAATTCTCAACACAGCTAATTGGAAAAGTCAGACTTAAATAAGGAATTAAAAAATCTCGTTCATTCTCCCGAAAACCACTCCTATCTCTTAGCCGTGAGCGGAGGGGTTGATTCTATGGTTTTGGCACATTTGTTTAATGAGTTGCGCGATTCGGGCTGTGAATTTCAGATTGCGCATATCAATTATCAACTTCGTGGAGAAGATTCTGATCTGGATCAGAAAGTTGTTCAGGATTTTTGTAGAAAGAATGATATTAAATTTCATCTCTACATGGTTTCTGAGAAAGATCAAAAGCCGGAAAATTCAATTCAGCTTTGGGCGAGAGAACTGAGATACCGTTTCTTTAAACGTATTCAGCAAAAAGAAAATCTGGAATTTCTAGTTACCGCTCATCATTTGAATGATCAGCTGGAAACTTTCATTATTAATCTTTCCAAAGCAGCAGGAATTAACGGATTGAGCGGAATTCCTTCTAATGATAATAAGATTCTCCGTCCTTTTTTACATTTCACCAAGGAAGAAATATATCAGTTGGCTAAAGAAAATAATATTGAATACCGTGAAGACCTTTCCAATAAAAAAAATGATTATCTAAGAAACAAAATCCGTCTTGAAATTGCTCCAAAATTATTAGAAACGAACGATCATTTTCTGGAGAATTTCAAAAAAAGTATTTCTTACCTGAAGCAGACAAAAGATTTTGTACAGGAACAGATTAAAGAAATTGAAAACAGGCTGACTCTATTTAACAACAGCCAAAAAATTTTATCAAAGGACAAACTGAATAAGGAAAGTAATTTTGTCAAGTTTGAAATTCTAAAACAATACGGCTTTACCAAGGAAGAAGAAATTGCCAAGATTTTTAATGCTGAAACAAACAGTTCTTTTTTTTCTAAGGGATATCAATTAATTGTTCACCGTGATGAACTGATTTTAAAACAAAAGACGGAAGATGAAGAATTAAGAGAAGAAAACAACATTCTGCTGATAGAAAAATTTGATTTTTCCGAAAACCAGATGAGCATTCCTCTCCAAAATATAATTGAGGATATAGAGGAAATCAATAAGGATTTTGAATGGGATTTTGATGCTGAAAAACTTCATTTTCCGTTGCGATTGAGAAGACAGCAAGATGGTGATGAATTTTTCCCGACCGGTTTTTTGGGCAAAAAGAAAGTCTCTAAGTTTTTTAGGGACGAAAAATTATCTATTTTAGCGAGGCAAAAAATCTGGGTACTTACCGACAGCGAAAATTCCGTTCTCGGAGTCATCCCGTTCAGACAAGACCGACGAAACGCAAAGAATGAGAATACTAATAAAATTCTCAAAATTTTTAATGAAAAGTAATATGAAATTTAGAAATTGGTTTTTATTAATTCTGTTGTTTGTAGCAACAGGGATTAATGCACAAATCAAAAATCCTGTAAAGTTTAAATTTACAATCAACGATTTAGGAAACAATCAGTACGAAGCCGTTTTGAACGCTACAATGGAGAGCGGATGGCATATTTATTCCAAAGATATTCCTGAAGACACGGGAATTCCTACGGAATATAAAGTTTCCGGAAAAAATATCGAACTGATCGGAAAATTTACGGAAGTTGGAAAAAAACACGAAGAATTCTCTGAAGCTTTTGGAGGAACCATTGTTTTTTATTCTAATTCTGCAGGTTTCAAACAAAAATTCAAATTAAAAGACGGCACAAAACCAGGAGATGTAGTTGCAGAAATTACCTATCAAACCTGCGACGACCGAGTTTGCCTGGCTCCAAATACCCTGGAATTCAATAAACAGGTTACCCCGACAGGCGCAACCGAAGAGGCTGCGACGGATGAAAAGACAGATGCTGTAAAAGATTCTGTAAAAGCGGTTGAAACTGTTGTAGAAAACCCTGCTAAAGGAGAAGTTACCGTAACAGAAACTTCAAAACTTGATCCTAAACAATTAAAAATAGAGTCGATTGATTTCCAAAAGCCTTTAACGGATTGCGGAACAGGCTCTACGAAAGTGGAAGAAAATTATTGGACTTACTTATTCTTAGGTTTTATCGGAGGATTAATCGCTTTGTTGACACCATGCGTTTTCCCAATGATTCCGTTAACGGTTTCGTTCTTTACAAAAGGTAACAAGAACAAAGCAAAAGGAAAAAGAGATGCGTTAATTTACGGCTTTTTCATCCTGTTGATCTTTGTATTATTAAGTATTCCTTTCCATATCATTGACGGAATTGCAGGAAATATTTTCAATGAAATTTCCACCAGCGTTTGGCTGAATATCGCATTCTTCATTATATTCATTTTCTTTGCAGGAAGTTTCTTCGGGTACTACGATATTACTTTACCCAGCTCAATTGCCAATAAATCTTCAAAAGCGGAAGAAGCAGGAGGAATTATCGGAATTTTCTTCATGGCTTTAACGTTGGTCATCGTTTCTTTCTCTTGTACAGGACCTATTTTGGGAAGTTTATTAGGAAGTGCAGTAACCGGTTCGGCAAATGTTCCGATGCTGCTTACATTTGCTTTGGCAGGATTCGGATTAGCTTGGGCAATTATTTTCGGATTATTGGCATTATTCCCGCAAGCTTTACAAAGTCTTCCAAAATCAGGAGGCTGGATGAATACGGTAAAAGTCGTTTTAGGTTTTGTGGAGCTAGCTTTAGCCTTGAAATTCCTGTCCAAAGCAGATTTAGTTTCTAAAACATTCTTATTAAAAAGAGAACTTTTCATTGCAATATGGATTGTTATCGCATTAGGATTGGCATTATATTTATTTGGCTTAATAAGATTTCCGCATGATGATAAAAAGCCGAAAATTTCTATTACAAGAAAGATTTTGGGAGTTCTGGGATTCGGTTTTGTGATTTATTTGGTTCAGGGATTAATTCCTTCTGAACGTCCGAAACTTCAATTATTAAGTGGAATTTTGCCTCCATTGAATGTAAGCTATTTCCACGATGAAAAAGACGGAATTCTGGGAATGCACCCGGAACACGATTTCTTTAAAGCTGTAGAATTAGCCAAGAAAGAAGACAAACCTATCTTAATTGACTTTACAGGTTACGGTTGTGAAAACTGTAGAAAGATGGAAGAATTTGTCTGGAGCGAGGCAGATATTCTACCAATTCTTCAGAACGATGTTGTTTTAGCTTCTCTGTATGTTGACGACAAGGAAGAACTTCCTGAAGATCAAAAAACTAAAATTGATTTAGGCGACGGGCAGGTGAAAAAAGTAAAAACAATCGGTGACCGATGGAGTTTATTCCAGCAGGTTAATTTTAATAACAATTCTCAACCGCACTATGTTTTGATAACTCCTGACGGAAAGGTAATCAACACTCCGGTTTCAGGATACATGCCAAAAGAGGATTTCAAAAAATTCCTTGAATGCGGAGTAAATTACTACAAAAAGAATAAATAAAAAAATTCAAAATATAAAAAAACTCATGTCGAAAGGCATGAGTTTTTTTGTAAATAAAAATGTTCATTACATTTTAAAACAAAAAAGCTATCTTTGAATAATTTACACCAAACACTTAATATCTATGAGATTTAAATTTATTTTTTCACTTATTCTTATTTTATTTATTAAATTATTGTATTCGCAGCCACCGACTATAGAATGGCAAAAAAGTTTTGGAGGCACAGGGCAAGACGGCTCTTATGACCTTCAATTAACTTCAGATGGCGGATATATTTCTGCAGGAATTTCTTATTCCAGCCCGAGTGGAAATATTACCAACAGTAAAGGAAGCGGAGATATCTGGCTGGTAAAAACAGACGCTTTGGGAAATATCCAATGGCAAAAAAGCTATGGCGGTACCGATTCGGAAATTCCGACTTCTATCAAACAAACTTCCGATGGAGGATATATTTTTACAGGTGGTACACGTTCCGTTGACGGAGATATTACCACCCCTAAAGGAAGCGATGACGTTTGGGTAGTAAAACTTGATCAGACGGGAAATATTCAATGGCAAAAAAATTATGGCGGTACAGCTCCTGACTCCGGAAGAAGTGTTGAACAAACAACAGACGGCGGTTACATAATAGCTGCCGCCACACAATCTACTAATGGAGATGTCGCTTTTCATTACGGGAATTCGGGAGATGATTTTTGGTTATTAAAACTAGATTCTCTGGGGAATCTTCAATGGCAAAAAACCTACGGAGGAAATAACCAGGATCTTGTTTATAAAGTAAAGCAGACTCCGGATCTCGGATATGTTCTTGCAGGAGGAACTACGTCTCCAGATGGGAATGTTACAAATCCTAACGGTACACAAGATAGCTGGGTTGTTAAAACAGATCAATACGGTAATCTTCAATGGCAAAAAACCTATGGAGGAACAAGCTACGAATATATTTTCGATATTAAGCTTACTCCGGACGGAGGCTACATCACAGCCGGTAGCACAATGTCTCAAAATGGAGATATTACCACCTTTTATGGTAACGCGGATTTTTGGATAACCAAGCTTGATTCTGCCGGAAATCTTCAATGGCAAAAATCTTTTGGAGGAAGTGGTTTTGATACCGCAACTTTTATCGAAAACACATCTGATGGAGGATATATCGCAGGAGGACACACAGAATCTACTGACGGAAATGTAACTTTCCTAAGAGGTCTTTTTGATGCATGGCTTATCAAACTTGATGCATCAGGTAATACGCAGTGGCAAAAGACATACGGATCTTCAGGTTTAGATTATGCCCATTCTTTAAAAATAACACCCGACGGAAGTTATATTTTATTGGGAACTAACAGCACAAACGATTATGACGTAACTGGAAATCATGGAAGCTGGGATTATTGGCTTGTAAAATTTGCAAAGGAAGAACAATTAAATACCCATGAAAATAATAGTAAAAACAACATTTCAATTTATCCCAATCCTGCGAAAGATTTTGTCACAATAGACCATCTTCCCAACGAAACGATAATAAGCATTCATGATATGTCGGGAAGAAAAATTTTCAGTAAAAAATATTCTGAAGCCAAAGTTTCAATGAATATTTCTCAATTGACCAACGGAACGTATATTATTCAGGTTGATGATCAAGAGAAAACCATTTTGTCTGAAAAACTTATCATAAAGAAATAAAAATATATTGTATCACTATTATCACTTTTAAATATTATGAAATACAAATTTATTTTTTCTCTTTTCTGCATC from Chryseobacterium camelliae includes these protein-coding regions:
- a CDS encoding DUF1648 domain-containing protein, with protein sequence MENILFIIFDVFNFGLLAFLWRFTIKHYKTLPQTIPVHFDFDGKADGFGNKKYSFLMPVFATAFYVLFAFVLRNPESANYPVEITEENKDAQFLIMEIFIRWLYILITLIFLNTQDYMFRYAFDDNVKPRVPLVTAFLAVIGSLMVSFIFTGIFK
- the tilS gene encoding tRNA lysidine(34) synthetase TilS is translated as MEKSDLNKELKNLVHSPENHSYLLAVSGGVDSMVLAHLFNELRDSGCEFQIAHINYQLRGEDSDLDQKVVQDFCRKNDIKFHLYMVSEKDQKPENSIQLWARELRYRFFKRIQQKENLEFLVTAHHLNDQLETFIINLSKAAGINGLSGIPSNDNKILRPFLHFTKEEIYQLAKENNIEYREDLSNKKNDYLRNKIRLEIAPKLLETNDHFLENFKKSISYLKQTKDFVQEQIKEIENRLTLFNNSQKILSKDKLNKESNFVKFEILKQYGFTKEEEIAKIFNAETNSSFFSKGYQLIVHRDELILKQKTEDEELREENNILLIEKFDFSENQMSIPLQNIIEDIEEINKDFEWDFDAEKLHFPLRLRRQQDGDEFFPTGFLGKKKVSKFFRDEKLSILARQKIWVLTDSENSVLGVIPFRQDRRNAKNENTNKILKIFNEK
- a CDS encoding O-methyltransferase; amino-acid sequence: MSFFEETNPEMDRYLEMHASSEPEILKKLRRETFQKTTQPHMISGYQQGRLLTIISQMMQPKNILEIGTFTGYATLCLTEGLAKDGKITTLDVNEDLAYLPRKYFTESECSSQINFKLQDAKEFLRETDEVFDLVFIDADKENYAEYFRLIKPKTKSGSVVMFDNVLWYGKVLEENPKQKSTQVIKELNDLVANDEDFENLILPLRDGVNLLRRK
- a CDS encoding C40 family peptidase, with product MNKGICIVTVAPVRAEGSDKAEIVTEILFGESADILEVNKNWTKIKMHYDNYEGWMDTKQIRPISDEDFAKRKVTVVTEDFSSVLMNDGKTLLSMGSEVEFPVVASRRSHDVRESIALTAKEFLNVPYLWGGKSFFAVDCSGFTQLVYKVHNIKIPRDTYQQAEVGEALSFVEESQPGDLAFFENPEGKIIHVGIMLDGQRIIHASGKVRIDTLDSTGIFNKELNKHTHKLRVIKSIL
- a CDS encoding OmpA family protein; translated protein: MKIFKILAVSAMVLGLTSCVSKKQYEALSSNYKQCIENIGERQREIQDLKSQNSALSGENNLLKSQHDALKSSLDACLSNSGKSSANIDKLVGEINASNSYIKQLISSNAKNDSLNLALSNKLKRSLDNVADDDVQVKVLKGVVMISLSDKMLYKTGDYNILPAAQEVLGKVAKVINDYDKYSVLIEGNTDNAALSSANLPRDNWDLSALRGTAVAKILQTQFGVDPARITAGGRSEYNPKATNMSVSGRAENRRTEIIIMPKLDEFMKLMDIAPKK
- a CDS encoding protein-disulfide reductase DsbD family protein; this translates as MKFRNWFLLILLFVATGINAQIKNPVKFKFTINDLGNNQYEAVLNATMESGWHIYSKDIPEDTGIPTEYKVSGKNIELIGKFTEVGKKHEEFSEAFGGTIVFYSNSAGFKQKFKLKDGTKPGDVVAEITYQTCDDRVCLAPNTLEFNKQVTPTGATEEAATDEKTDAVKDSVKAVETVVENPAKGEVTVTETSKLDPKQLKIESIDFQKPLTDCGTGSTKVEENYWTYLFLGFIGGLIALLTPCVFPMIPLTVSFFTKGNKNKAKGKRDALIYGFFILLIFVLLSIPFHIIDGIAGNIFNEISTSVWLNIAFFIIFIFFAGSFFGYYDITLPSSIANKSSKAEEAGGIIGIFFMALTLVIVSFSCTGPILGSLLGSAVTGSANVPMLLTFALAGFGLAWAIIFGLLALFPQALQSLPKSGGWMNTVKVVLGFVELALALKFLSKADLVSKTFLLKRELFIAIWIVIALGLALYLFGLIRFPHDDKKPKISITRKILGVLGFGFVIYLVQGLIPSERPKLQLLSGILPPLNVSYFHDEKDGILGMHPEHDFFKAVELAKKEDKPILIDFTGYGCENCRKMEEFVWSEADILPILQNDVVLASLYVDDKEELPEDQKTKIDLGDGQVKKVKTIGDRWSLFQQVNFNNNSQPHYVLITPDGKVINTPVSGYMPKEDFKKFLECGVNYYKKNK
- a CDS encoding T9SS type A sorting domain-containing protein; this encodes MRFKFIFSLILILFIKLLYSQPPTIEWQKSFGGTGQDGSYDLQLTSDGGYISAGISYSSPSGNITNSKGSGDIWLVKTDALGNIQWQKSYGGTDSEIPTSIKQTSDGGYIFTGGTRSVDGDITTPKGSDDVWVVKLDQTGNIQWQKNYGGTAPDSGRSVEQTTDGGYIIAAATQSTNGDVAFHYGNSGDDFWLLKLDSLGNLQWQKTYGGNNQDLVYKVKQTPDLGYVLAGGTTSPDGNVTNPNGTQDSWVVKTDQYGNLQWQKTYGGTSYEYIFDIKLTPDGGYITAGSTMSQNGDITTFYGNADFWITKLDSAGNLQWQKSFGGSGFDTATFIENTSDGGYIAGGHTESTDGNVTFLRGLFDAWLIKLDASGNTQWQKTYGSSGLDYAHSLKITPDGSYILLGTNSTNDYDVTGNHGSWDYWLVKFAKEEQLNTHENNSKNNISIYPNPAKDFVTIDHLPNETIISIHDMSGRKIFSKKYSEAKVSMNISQLTNGTYIIQVDDQEKTILSEKLIIKK